The Nicotiana tabacum cultivar K326 chromosome 1, ASM71507v2, whole genome shotgun sequence genome segment TTCTACATCTTCTCCTTCCATTCTTGTTTCTAcatcttctccttccattccttccattgctcctcttccctctgttcatcatacagagacgggttctagcagtggaagtatgactatgagaagtgttactctggaagttcctgccaatcatagcctcttgaggaagactggtagagccgatgtttggctcgagcccctaattggagatatcgagaagaagaagatggagagccatagctgcttaactctgatgaatgacataattcattctactttgaaggtattttttcttcttaccaacaagtttttttaattatcttcaatctctcatttctatgagttgtctctgtaggctaaccttattggcacggaattaatgggaagaatttcccttctggaaagaaAAGCCCGTGAGTCTGAAAAGACTGTCTACGAGGCCGAAGAAATAGCtaggggagcccagcttgaagcaaccaattggaaggaacagtttgagaatgctcaagggaccatagaggagttgcaagaaaataaaaatctcctggagcagcaaaaccgtgttttaacttctgaactggcaactgccaaagcttcttcaagccaattgaaaagagacaaagagcttttggaatgctctttgtcagaacaattatccaaggctagtgaagaagttagggagctgaaggcacttttggctaaGAAGGAAGAgtatgcaggagagttagtgcaaagcttgactcaagctcaggctgacttacagacctcttctgacgagattcataccttgaagagttctcatgcctctcttgaagcttcccttgattcccatttagctgagcaccaaatcttaaaaaacgatcttgctatgtgggaaaaggaatatggacttctagaggaaaacttcaacatagaggtgagttgggctttcctgaaatctcgccgtgatgctttgacggaagctgctcaagaaggttttgacttgcagtctgaactggccaaagtcgtagataccatcgagaaaagccaacagtctactgatactccttctcctgcacttgaaGTTCCTGGAACAGAAGAACTTTTAAATGAAAAAGTGACTACTGCAGCAATTGGGATTACAATTCCTGCTTCCGAGGGTGAAACTTCTGATGCTCCAAACCCTTCAGTGACTAGCTAAAAATGAAATTGTTGTAAAGGATCTTTTGATGAAGTCCCCAGTTAAcataatggggcatttgtaaaaacaaatgcttagttgactaagtttgtacttagttttttgtttaaaaaaaaagttttatcGGCACTTCTGCATATTCTATTCTTGCCTGTTTATCTAGGACTCATggaatagcttagcatttttatccttttaaaatgctTTACGATTCTTCTCATGGAAtatcaacatgaggcttataaaagagagcccttttattttatcgacacttaatgaagaagacgtctcaacttcataatggtgttataatacgatgaaagaaataggaaaacacacgttttttatgaaacaactttggcaagtttttattcataaacttttaacaagtgtttgactgttacatgtattacaatacatctacaactttctcgtaactgtttttcttgtaacagatttgtacataacataaaataaacaaggtttttcttcataacctgtttcagtacatagtcatgaccctatctttacatattaagaagggtttgagaggtgactttgtttatgagtttgagagatgactctattgttctcatgaatgctgaagatTTCGTAATTTTTTCTCAACACTTGACTTCTATcgttcgatattcgtatctgcGTATCTGCATTTCTACACGTATCTGTGTACAGtattgtagtcccccaagtgtttgagcggtgaagtatgaagcctcgagcacttgtttatttcttttaccttttccctttttcctgaaacagaaagatatgCGGGACCcgaaggtgcgattatagatgaagaccgcctaactcgtgtgtatttccatcagattaattgtaaccctgggctaggaatttaagaatactccattttgccttgcaggttgtgactcatcatttggcacgagttaggatattttgcctagcatctaaaatcgttagtaaaatattaataaaccaagagagaaattttaacatgatgatacctgaccgtaggtactttctcaaaagtaatatctttttaagtggacagcattccaatgtgagggtaaaactttaccatccattgtctccaactggtatgctccttttcccgcaatgccacggactttgtacggtccttcccatgttggacttagctttcctgagttagcagcctttgcagattggaacacctttttaagcacgaagtccccaattttgaaaaatctgaggcgtgctttcctattgtaatatcgttctattacttgcttttgtgctgccatccttatcaaagcagcttctcttctcccttcaagtaaatctaggctaacccgcatctcttcattattagattcctccgttgcctgatcgtatcatgtgcttggctcacctatttcaactggaattaaggcttccgtaccataaaccattgaaaattctgttttggtcgttgtacgataagcccataatactccaggtaacacctcaggccaattaccttttgaatcttgtaacctctttttcaagttattgataatgaccttgtttgtggattccgcttgtccattccctactggatgatatggcgtagacgttattcttttgatctgccaacttcgaagaaattttgtgatttgagctccaatgaattgtggtccattgtcacacacgatctcctttggtactccaaagcggcatattatatttcgccatatgaagtctttaacttctttttctcgtacctgtttaaatgcccctgcttctacccatttagtgaaataatctgtaagtacaagtagaaattttacctgaccttttgcttgtggaagtggacctacgatatccattccccatttcataaagggccatggGGCTAtaacaggatgtagtaactcagctggtctgtgcatattattgtcgtacctttgacatttatcacatttggacacgaaactggttgcctcttcttccatcttaggccaataatatcctgtgcgaattaacgttcttaccaatgaccgtcctcctgcgtgattcccacaatgtccttcatgtacttctctcatgacatattcggtttgagagggtccgagacaccttgctagtggtccgccgaacatatttcgataaagatttccttgatataaacaatatcgtgcagcttttttgcgaagcgcgtgagcctttcctttgtcattaggcacggtaccgtgctgtaaaaaggcaataatttcgtttctccaatcccatgttagatgattaaaatttacctcgtttttatcagattcaagaacggaatgaaatagatgtatgactgaagcatctgtattgtttgccacgtctgctgcggatgcgagatttgctaaagcatctgcctctacattctcatctcttgggatctgcactactttccaagtttggaattgctttattaactcccgtacctttgcgaggtattcttgcattcgtgactctctggctgtataagtccccagcatctgattaaccacgagttgagaatcactcttgattataatctgtgttatgccgagttctcgtgccaattctaaacctgcaattacagcctcatactctgcttcattgttagttatagaatgacattttatagcctgtctaatggtctcacccgcaggtggtacgaggactattcctaggtctgccccttttacattagatgaaccgtcagTGAATAAACCCCAAGTTCCCGGGTTCGTaccattaaaaactagtaattctttttctgcttctaaatgcatcccctggctaaaatcaaccacgaaatcagctagtacttgagattttGTAGCGGTCTTgggttgataaataacttcatattcacttagttctatagcccattttgctaatcttcctgaaagttcgtgtttatgcaaaatatttcgaagcagaaaagcagtaactacaacaatgggatgacattgaaaataaggtcttaattttctagatgccatgatcaaagctaatgctaatttttctagctgtgggtatcgtgtctcagcttccaataaggacttacttacataataaataggagattgtttaccttggtcctcgcggactaaaacaacactcactgcgacttcagatacggccagataaatgagaagtttttcccccacctttggttttgccaacaatggtggttttgacaaataagctttcaaatttctaagggcttgttgacaatcttcattccattcaaaatgatcttgctttttaagtgcagagaaaaacttaaaacacctttctgaggatttggaaataaatctccccaaagctgcaattcttcccgttaatctttgtacttcctttttattagtaaggatatcagggatttcttctattgctttgatctgagaaggattcacttcaataccacgattagaaacaagaaaacccaacacttacctgatgcaactccaaattcacatttttctgggttgagtttcatattaaattttcgcaaaatttcaaaagtaacagatagatgagaaatatgatcatgagattgctgggttttgacgagcatatcgtctatatatacctccattgttttccctaaatgttcttggaacattttggtgaccaacctttgataggttgccccagcattttttaggccaaagggcattactttataacagtaagtcccctgtctgtgatgaaagaagttttttctttatcaccaggatccattttaattttattatatcccgagtatgcatctaaaaaacttaaaagttcatgacatgcggttgcatcaattagttggtctatatgcggtaaaggaaaggaatcttttggacaggctttatttaaatcggtataatctacacaaacacgccacttaccatttttcttgggtacaaccaccgtgttagctaaccaagtaggatattttacctcacggattgatccgatttttaataatttttggacttcatcctgaatcacctggttcttgaaggCACCTTGCttccgtttcttttgctttattggtatgaaagaagggtcctcattgagtttgtgagtcatcacatttggtggtatccctgtcatatcagcgtgggaccaagcaaagcagtctaagttagcttttaaaaattcgattatcatacctcgcatgttcatgcttaaattggccccgacataaaccttccgttcaggccattgatcaaataacatcactgcctcaagctcttcaattgtcgttttgatgctttcattttcttcaggttcttgaattgtgtcaggtcttgagtccaaatccgtcttttcctgttcagttgaagtttgatcttttttaccttcaactgtttcctgtaattgctatttttctttatttgcggtgctcgtacttgttacagcgttgacacttctagccatctgctgatccccacgaatttggaaaatttcccatggtgatgggaatttaataacctgatttagagttgatgggacaacatccatatcgtgtatccatggtctccccatgatcatattgtaggccatttccatatcaactacctgaaatttagtttccttcacaacacccatagcaaaagttgttagaaataCTTCACCTCttgttactacacttgaattgtcgaagcctgtcaaggtgtgcgccttgggtatcattttgtcttcagcttgcatttctcgtagtacccttagtaatataatatttacagaactccctggatcaatcaaaactcgttttacattagtatcatgtacaagtaaagatattaccagtgcgtcattatgtggagttgtcactccttcggtatctgcgtcatcgaacgaaatactttcattttcaaggacctgccgcacccgtttcccgtgtgtaatcgttaccttagaaaccttgttggaggctgtgtaggttatgccgtgaatatcttctcccccgcttatgacattcactgtcctcttgggtgaaggaggttgtggtggctcttgtctgtttttcatataagcttgttttcctttctcactaaataactcagtgaggtacccttgcttcaataaatgatccacttcactctgcaggaatctacattctgaagttttgtgcccgtgatcgttgtgaaattcgcaccaatgatccggattgcgtctacttggatttgaccgcatctcttttggccaccgtaccttatctcccatacttcttaaaacagctacgagcttggaggtagagacattaaaattatatcccccgaatcgtgcctttaaactccTGTCATCATCTCGCgattcttgtctgttccgatcattcctgaactttgaagaagagccagaATCCCGGTTCCTCGATTTTttatcatattgctggctatcttgtttcgaccgtgtgtcttttcctgcaggtcccatatatggatcgtacctatttttacctgatcttttttcggtttctgacctttgggtaccgcccctttcttcatgatgaagcTTAGGTACGATATCTTCTTCGATtcgcagcttcgtgctatacctgttgtaaacatcattccatgtggttgcaggaaattctcgaaggctttctttgagtcgtctcgtggcttcagaacttttgtcatttaaattacttgcaaaggctatagcagcccaattgtcaggcacacgaggtagagtcattctttcacgctggaatctatcaacaaagttTCTAAGCAGctccgaatccccttgtttgattttgaaaatatcttccattattttctcaaccttttgtgctcccgaatgtgctttaataaaagaatctgcaagctcagcaaaagaattaatagaattttcagataaaagaaaataccaggttaatgcacccttggtgagtgtttctccaaatttcttgaccaataccgattcaatttcttgtttggtcaagtcgttaccttttacgcctgttgtaaatgcagtcacgtggtcacgtgggtctgtagtaccatcatatttcgggatttcaggtattttgaactttttcggaattggaaggggagcagcactaggcttccatggttgttgttaGTATTTGTCCATGTCCACTCCctttattacaggcggaactccagggatttgttcaatacgctcattttgttccttaagctgtttctgcaaggttagtactaaattttgcaaatatgaattatttaaattacctggtcccccttcctgtggttcactgggggttgctacgtttccagaattatcaagaccagaacggggattctccaatgtattattattaggagttggtgtgggtggcgcagcaggcaatcgactaacaagtgcctgaagagctttgccgacctgtgcatcaattagcttttgcaaagcttcagttgtaactccttcaaaatgttcagattgctcttgttgatcagcacgagattcagtaacaggagtgccttcacgagattgacgtggtgaatttagaggagagggaaccacgtcatcttgattttgatgtatttgattctcatggtttcccaatgtgttattactattgttgtcggcgttgttgtttgacatggtgacgacaatagataagatatagcttaaaaggaaagattatcagattcccggtaacggaaccaatttgtttaaccaaaaatctgagtctttggtcaaagctaaaaagaaattcgggttactgataatcaggagacaaaataaaatacttttgagaatgatggtaaaaaaACAAATAGTTGTGTATTTCaatgaattctcaatagtattccgtgtccttacaaatgatgatacttcttcattttatagataattctaggtaaaggaatgaagcctcagctttaatgatataattatgagtaataaatgacattaaataaaccgttatacaatcattcctattaaataccaatttcgtaacgtatcaagtatttaataatgaatttggactcctttctgtcaccaGATCTTTgtcttcaatgccttctaatccgttggctgtaaataatttaaattggtacgagactcgtatctatacgtcgtttcgtgcctatttaaattcttcttcccgtcgctgtctccatccgtgcctcttagtcaattgttgcgctttgaccatttaactaatccacgtgtcatgccatatcatctttaatataaattcagttttttcccaat includes the following:
- the LOC142181977 gene encoding uncharacterized protein LOC142181977 — encoded protein: MTAEVAMAIRMSANAALDLDKARVLLPKRKAIKESSEEEEEGTSLITRPRVRRRIIIDDEIENTHARTSTTEPVLIHSDEDTEPRDNNESIQHLFDSGFGSGELGPVFDEAHLSSFVPISSIPLPTVSISLPVLATSVLLPVSTAPMSVPLAVSIAPASAPALVSTSSPSILVSTSSPSIPSIAPLPSVHHTETGSSSGSMTMRSVTLEVPANHSLLRKTGRADVWLEPLIGDIEKKKMESHSCLTLMNDIIHSTLKANLIGTELMGRISLLERKARESEKTVYEAEEIARGAQLEATNWKEQFENAQGTIEELQENKNLLEQQNRVLTSELATAKASSSQLKRDKELLECSLSEQLSKASEEVRELKALLAKKEEYAGELVQSLTQAQADLQTSSDEIHTLKSSHASLEASLDSHLAEHQILKNDLAMWEKEYGLLEENFNIEVSWAFLKSRRDALTEAAQEGFDLQSELAKVVDTIEKSQQSTDTPSPALEVPGTEELLNEKVTTAAIGITIPASEGETSDAPNPSVTS